Proteins encoded by one window of Cyclobacteriaceae bacterium:
- a CDS encoding carboxypeptidase-like regulatory domain-containing protein, with protein sequence MARPIDGAVADMKGKFTLNKIATGNYKLVISFVGFETKTVEVEISDKKDQLDLDIAINSEAKVLSEVVVEGQRSTIEERVDRTIYNAENDATTRGGDATDVLKRVPMLSVDFDGNVSLRGSQNILVLINNKPSTIMASSVADALKQIPAEQIKTVEVITSPSAKYDAEGTGGIINIITKKNTLEGATLNINSSAGIRGSNLGLNGNYRRGKLGISLGGWGRANYNIKGSFLNEQLTKDPEGVNPDRLNTQQADTRSQNLFGNYTARSGL encoded by the coding sequence ATGGCAAGACCAATTGATGGTGCTGTAGCCGACATGAAGGGAAAGTTTACCCTGAACAAAATTGCGACTGGCAATTATAAGTTGGTTATCTCATTTGTGGGTTTCGAAACCAAAACCGTTGAGGTAGAAATCAGCGACAAGAAAGATCAGCTCGATCTTGACATTGCGATCAATTCAGAAGCTAAAGTGCTGAGCGAAGTGGTGGTAGAAGGACAGCGTTCTACTATTGAAGAACGCGTTGATCGTACCATTTATAACGCAGAGAACGATGCTACCACCCGTGGCGGTGATGCCACCGATGTATTGAAGCGTGTTCCGATGCTTTCGGTAGATTTTGACGGAAACGTTTCACTGCGTGGTAGCCAGAATATTTTGGTACTCATCAACAACAAACCCTCTACCATTATGGCCAGCAGTGTGGCCGATGCCTTGAAGCAAATTCCTGCTGAACAAATTAAAACCGTAGAAGTGATCACCTCCCCTTCAGCGAAATATGATGCCGAAGGTACCGGGGGTATCATCAACATCATTACTAAAAAGAATACACTCGAAGGTGCTACGCTGAACATCAACAGCAGTGCGGGTATTCGTGGATCAAATCTGGGACTGAATGGCAATTACCGCAGAGGTAAACTTGGCATTTCATTGGGTGGATGGGGCCGTGCTAACTATAATATAAAGGGATCGTTTTTAAATGAACAATTAACCAAAGATCCTGAAGGCGTTAATCCTGACAGGTTGAATACGCAACAAGCTGACACCCGTAGTCAAAACCTGTTTGGAAATTACACCGCTAGGTCTGGATTATGA
- a CDS encoding histidine kinase codes for MQSYFQRNRIFLLHLLFWCVYLSFNIYSASFYSQVRGYDWSRGLMFTGIQFAFTFVIAYLNYFLFLPRFLDHKKVWRYLLEFVVPFALLVALRVYVQRVLMDDSPRADFFTSHMYIIQVAAIALFITIFVSMLRFAAEWFELEAKKKEVENEKLTAELNFLKAQINPHFLFNTLNNPVLPRVFKIRQYYRGNLQAFADDALHDL; via the coding sequence ATGCAATCGTATTTTCAGCGTAACCGCATATTTCTGCTGCACCTGCTTTTCTGGTGTGTGTACCTGTCGTTTAATATTTATTCTGCAAGCTTTTACTCACAAGTAAGGGGTTACGACTGGAGCCGGGGGTTGATGTTTACCGGCATTCAGTTCGCGTTCACGTTTGTCATCGCTTATCTAAACTACTTTCTCTTTTTGCCCCGGTTTCTGGATCACAAAAAAGTATGGCGTTACCTGCTCGAATTCGTGGTTCCGTTTGCCCTGCTCGTTGCCCTTCGTGTTTATGTGCAACGCGTATTGATGGATGATTCTCCCCGGGCAGATTTCTTCACCTCTCATATGTACATCATCCAGGTGGCGGCCATTGCGTTGTTCATCACCATATTTGTGAGCATGCTACGCTTTGCTGCCGAATGGTTTGAACTGGAAGCAAAGAAGAAAGAGGTTGAAAATGAAAAGCTGACCGCTGAACTTAATTTTTTGAAGGCACAAATCAACCCGCACTTTTTGTTCAATACCTTGAATAACCCTGTATTACCTCGCGTATTCAAAATCCGACAATACTACCGAGGTAATCTCCAAGCTTTCGCAGATGATGCGCTACATGATCTATGA
- a CDS encoding histidine kinase, translated as MSKLSQMMRYMIYESNHERVQLNKEIEYMQNYISLEKLRLNNEVPINFTIEGQTENVWIAPLIFITFLENAFKHGVTNKQSGAWVNLAIKMNGKQCTYTVENSKLPASTDSKEGKSGIGLRNVQRRLELSYPDQYRLKTEDKPDRYSVQLDITLS; from the coding sequence ATCTCCAAGCTTTCGCAGATGATGCGCTACATGATCTATGAATCGAATCATGAGCGTGTGCAGTTGAATAAAGAAATCGAATACATGCAGAACTACATCAGCCTGGAAAAACTGCGCCTGAACAATGAAGTGCCCATTAATTTCACCATTGAAGGTCAGACGGAAAACGTCTGGATAGCCCCGCTCATCTTCATCACCTTTCTGGAGAATGCATTCAAGCACGGAGTTACCAACAAGCAATCGGGTGCGTGGGTAAACCTGGCCATTAAGATGAACGGAAAACAATGCACCTATACCGTAGAAAACAGTAAATTGCCTGCATCAACCGATTCGAAGGAAGGGAAGTCGGGGATTGGGTTGCGCAACGTACAGCGCAGGCTTGAGTTGAGCTACCCGGATCAATACCGACTGAAAACCGAAGACAAACCGGATCGGTATAGCGTACAACTGGATATTACACTTTCGTGA
- a CDS encoding LytTR family DNA-binding domain-containing protein, whose protein sequence is MIASCVIVDDEPLARNLMTDYVRKVPSLHLVAACANAMDAMEVLRKQPVDILFLDIQMPEITGITFLKVLQKRPLVIFTTAYSEYALEGYELDVVDYLLKPITLDRFLKAVDKALLRLQTPPATVAVTTSEQKPDFVFVKDGTRMVKILLDDILYVEGMKDYVTIHTREKKITSLQRMKALEEQLPSDKFIRIHHSYIIALKAIDVVHKNEVQIGQALLPVSDSYKKAFREFIEKNQMQ, encoded by the coding sequence GTGATTGCTTCTTGTGTGATTGTTGATGACGAGCCACTGGCTCGCAACCTGATGACGGACTACGTGAGGAAGGTCCCTTCCCTTCACCTGGTGGCGGCTTGTGCCAACGCCATGGATGCCATGGAGGTGTTACGTAAACAGCCGGTTGATATTTTATTTCTGGATATCCAGATGCCGGAGATCACCGGCATTACGTTTTTAAAAGTTTTGCAGAAAAGACCACTGGTCATTTTTACAACGGCATACTCCGAGTATGCATTGGAAGGTTACGAACTGGATGTAGTGGATTACCTGTTAAAGCCCATTACACTCGACCGTTTTTTAAAAGCGGTTGATAAAGCGTTGTTGCGTTTACAAACCCCACCGGCTACTGTGGCAGTCACCACCTCTGAACAAAAGCCCGATTTTGTTTTTGTGAAAGACGGAACACGCATGGTAAAGATCCTGTTGGATGATATTCTGTATGTGGAGGGCATGAAAGATTACGTGACCATCCACACACGCGAAAAAAAGATTACATCCCTTCAGCGCATGAAAGCCCTGGAGGAACAACTGCCTTCCGATAAATTCATCCGCATACATCACTCATATATAATAGCGCTCAAGGCCATTGATGTGGTGCACAAAAATGAAGTACAGATTGGCCAGGCCCTCTTGCCAGTAAGCGACAGTTACAAAAAGGCCTTCCGGGAGTTTATTGAGAAAAATCAGATGCAATAA
- a CDS encoding SRPBCC domain-containing protein translates to MPDIHHKFHVNASPHQVFETFTRSEGLNSWWTLQSSGEPLKGNVYNFYFGPAYDWLAAVIHVIPDQELTWRMTRAMDDWMETEVGFRLTPEGSGTAIWFFHTGWKELSDHYAISKFLLGTVVKWHEKLSGKRNCDSFS, encoded by the coding sequence ATGCCCGACATCCACCATAAATTTCATGTAAACGCTTCGCCTCATCAGGTTTTTGAAACTTTTACCAGATCGGAAGGTCTTAATTCGTGGTGGACACTCCAGTCTAGTGGAGAACCGCTAAAAGGTAATGTCTACAACTTCTATTTTGGCCCTGCCTACGATTGGCTTGCAGCAGTAATCCATGTGATTCCCGATCAGGAATTGACCTGGCGCATGACGCGGGCCATGGATGATTGGATGGAGACAGAAGTTGGATTCAGACTTACCCCGGAAGGTTCGGGTACGGCCATTTGGTTTTTTCATACCGGCTGGAAAGAATTGTCAGACCACTATGCCATCTCAAAATTTTTGTTGGGGACAGTTGTTAAATGGCATGAAAAATTATCTGGAAAAAGGAACTGTGATTCCTTTTCCTGA
- a CDS encoding transporter codes for MKIFTIPLIGMMCWALQVSQAQTPTDAVMMKQREFCFAAMYDYGSFNHYYEGDFLRTNATIATVYRKTFLPMLAIGLHDRINLIVGAPYIQTRSSNPNGGRLEGAKGLQDFGVTLKAEVFNRELGSGKLHVLTALGYSTPMTNYLSDYMPYSLGFGANEFSARAIAQYKLTMGLYARVSLAHQWRGQTKAERDYYYNNGSYYTPWMDVPNAWNYQTVLGASLLKNSLRLEASFSSFRCTSGDDIRSYNAPQPTNKVVSDQIGFMVQYYFPQVKGLGVLAYYNNVINGRNCAKIENLGGGLTYQFKL; via the coding sequence ATGAAAATATTTACTATACCATTAATCGGTATGATGTGTTGGGCTTTACAAGTAAGCCAGGCACAAACACCTACCGATGCTGTTATGATGAAACAGCGAGAATTTTGCTTTGCAGCGATGTATGACTACGGGTCATTCAATCACTATTATGAAGGTGATTTTCTAAGAACCAATGCAACCATAGCAACTGTATATCGAAAAACTTTTTTACCCATGCTTGCAATTGGCTTGCATGACCGGATTAATCTGATTGTAGGTGCTCCCTACATTCAAACCCGCTCCAGTAATCCGAACGGAGGCCGCCTGGAAGGTGCAAAGGGTTTGCAGGATTTTGGAGTGACGTTGAAAGCTGAAGTATTTAACCGTGAGCTTGGCAGCGGGAAGCTGCATGTATTAACCGCCTTGGGGTACTCAACTCCTATGACCAATTATCTTTCTGACTACATGCCGTATAGCCTGGGGTTTGGCGCGAATGAATTTAGTGCGCGTGCAATAGCACAGTATAAATTAACCATGGGTTTATATGCCCGCGTTTCTTTGGCTCACCAATGGCGAGGACAGACAAAGGCTGAACGTGATTATTACTACAACAACGGTAGTTACTATACGCCATGGATGGACGTTCCAAATGCGTGGAATTATCAAACCGTGTTGGGCGCATCTTTGTTGAAGAATTCACTTCGGTTAGAAGCAAGTTTTTCAAGTTTCCGGTGTACAAGCGGGGACGATATAAGAAGTTACAATGCTCCCCAACCAACCAATAAGGTTGTATCCGATCAAATTGGATTTATGGTTCAATACTATTTTCCTCAGGTTAAAGGATTGGGCGTATTGGCCTACTATAACAATGTAATCAATGGCCGCAATTGTGCTAAGATTGAAAATCTTGGAGGCGGACTAACATACCAATTCAAACTATAA
- a CDS encoding vanadium-dependent haloperoxidase, translating into MFPLEKDYLAERAEEHMQSLMWAGLHVESDITAGEYLGEEVAKVGLARAGNDGMKNAQCPKPVSDSIAASAFDRYGWKWENLEIPKRPVGLTPLYGQVQMWSIDNVEDVRPGPPPAIGSPEYEEDVKLLKDMAKNRTEERRRIANFWQDGLGTYTPPGHWNRFAKEFLIKYNVSPLRSARTFAYLNMAMMDGGISCWDAKYYYHYPRPIQTISGFTTIAGTPNFPSYTSGHSVFSAAGAEVLAYIFPQEAQRVREWALEAAMSRVYGGIHWSFDATVGTQQGIDVASYTVARAMDDGAD; encoded by the coding sequence ATGTTTCCGCTTGAAAAGGATTATCTCGCTGAACGCGCAGAAGAACATATGCAAAGTTTGATGTGGGCCGGTTTGCATGTGGAGAGTGACATTACAGCAGGTGAGTACCTGGGTGAGGAAGTGGCGAAGGTGGGCTTGGCTCGGGCAGGGAATGACGGCATGAAGAATGCACAATGCCCCAAGCCGGTATCGGACTCTATTGCTGCATCTGCGTTTGACCGCTATGGATGGAAATGGGAAAACCTGGAGATACCCAAGCGACCGGTGGGCTTAACCCCATTGTATGGCCAGGTACAAATGTGGAGCATTGATAATGTAGAAGACGTTCGACCAGGACCGCCACCGGCAATAGGCTCACCTGAGTATGAAGAAGATGTCAAGCTTCTAAAGGATATGGCAAAAAACAGAACAGAAGAAAGAAGGCGTATTGCGAATTTTTGGCAAGATGGATTAGGCACGTATACTCCGCCTGGTCATTGGAACAGATTTGCCAAAGAGTTCCTTATCAAATACAACGTAAGTCCGTTGCGGTCGGCACGGACATTTGCCTATTTAAACATGGCGATGATGGATGGGGGCATTAGCTGCTGGGATGCCAAATATTATTATCACTATCCACGACCGATACAAACCATTTCAGGGTTTACCACAATTGCAGGCACGCCTAATTTCCCGAGTTATACGTCTGGCCACAGTGTTTTCTCTGCTGCGGGAGCAGAGGTGTTGGCTTATATTTTTCCGCAGGAAGCACAACGTGTACGCGAATGGGCGCTTGAAGCAGCCATGTCGCGGGTGTATGGCGGAATACACTGGTCCTTTGACGCAACAGTAGGCACGCAACAAGGTATTGATGTTGCCAGCTATACCGTTGCCAGGGCTATGGATGATGGAGCTGATTAA